GGAACGCCTTCATCCGCGTCGACCTCCCCGGCCGAGGCCACTCCACCGTCACCGTGCACCGCCGCCAGGAGGCCGTCGACGCGGTGCTGTCCTTCTTCGACGCCCAGCTCCGCTGACCTCGAGCCGGCCCGGAGAAACCAGCCGGCTCGCGGTCATACGGCGCGGTCCAGGACCCGCCGCAGGTGCTGCTCCACACGTTGGCGCTCGGCGTACGCCGTCACGAATCCAGGCTTCCCCGGCGGAGGGAGGAACCCAGAGCTCTTCGACGCCGGTGACCTCGAACGACTGCGCTGCGACCCAGCGCAGGGCCGAGGCGACGTCGACGTCTTCCTGGAGCACGTCGGCATTCCACCACGCTCACGCAGTGGTCACCCACGACAAGCAGGAGTGCCTCAGACGTGTCGGCAGTGACCACTCCGGCGCGCGACCCCCGGCTCGTCGTCAGGCGGAGAGGATCAGGCCGCTGGTGGGGACGCCGGTGCCGGCGGTGACCAGCACGTGCGAGGACGAGGCGGCCTCGACCTGGTTGACCGACGTGCCGCGGACCTGGCGCACGCCCTCGGCGATGCCGTTCATCCCGTGGATGTAGGCCTCGCCGAGCTGACCGCCGTGGGTGTTGAGCGGCAGCCGGCCACCGATCTCGATGGCGCCGTCGGCGATGAAGGCCGGCGCCTCGCCACGCCCGCAGAAACCGAGCTCCTCGAGCTGCATCAGCACGTACGGCGTGAAGTGGTCGTAGAGGATCGCCATCGGCATGTCGTCGGGGCGCAGCCCCGACTGGCGCCACAGCTCGCGGCCCACCACGCCCATCTCGGGGATGCCGATGTCGTCGCGGTAGTAGGACGTCATCACGAACTGGTCGCGGCCGCTGCCCTGCGCCGCCGCAGTGACGTACGCCGGCTTCTGGGGCAGGTCGCGGGCCCGCTCGGCCGAGACCACGACGATGGCCTGGGCGCCGTCGGACTCCTGGCAGCAGTCGAGCAGGTGCAACGGGTCCACGATCATCCGCGAGGCCTGGTGGTCCTCGAGGGTGATCGGACGGCCGTGGAAGAAGGCGTTCGGGTTGGTGGCCGCGTGGCGGCGGTCGGCCACCGCGACGCGACCGAAGTCCTCCGAGGTGGCGCCGTACTCGTGCATGTAGCGACGCGCCTGCATCGCGACCGTGGCCGCCGGCGTGCCCAGGCCCATGGGGTAGGACCACGCGTTGTCCAGGCCGTTGGTGTTGACCTGCGCGTTGGCGGCCACCGACACCTGGCCGAACCTGTCGCCGGAGCGCTCGTTGAAGGCGCGGTAGCAGACCACCACGTCGGCGACGCCGGTCGCGACGGCCATCGCGGCCTGCTGGACGGTGGCGCACGCGGCACCGCCGCCGTAGTTGATGCGGCTGAAGAAGCGCAGCTCGCCGATGCCGAGCTCGCGGGCGACCGCGATCTCGCTGTTGGCGTCCATCGTGAACGTGGTCAGGCCGTCGACGTCGGCCATCGTCAGACCGGCGTCCTCGACGGCGCTGCGCACGGCCTCGACCGCGAGCTGCAGCTCGGAGCGTCCCGACGCCTTGGAGAACTCGGTGGCGCCGATGCCCGCGATGGCCGCCTTGCCGGCCAGTGAGCGACTCATGCGTGGTCCTCCGGGATAGCGTCGGGCAGGGCGACCTTGACGGTGCCGATGACGTGGTCGCCCAGCGACACCGCGCCGGTGACCTCGAGCTCCGCGACGCCGTCCTCGACGGCGACCACCTCACCGGTGAAGCGGAGCGTGTCGTAGGGGTACGCGGGCGCGCCGAGGCGGATCGAGATGCCGCGGACGTCGACCCCTGCGCCGGCGTGGTCGGTGACGTAGCGCTCGACCAGCGCGGTGGAGGTGAGGATGTTCATGAAGATGTCCTTCGACCCGGCCGCCTGGGCGATGTCGCGGTCGTGGTGGACGTCCTGGAAGTCGCGGGTCGCGATCGCGGTGCTCACGATCAGCGTCGGGGTCAGCGGCAGGCTCCACTCGGGCAGGACGGCGCCCGGGGTCAGTGCCACGGGCGTGCTCTCGGTGCTCATGCGCGCCTCCAGATCGGCAGGGTCAGGTCGTCGTCGACACGGTGGAAGTCCACCTGCACGGCCATCCCGATCTCGACCTCGTCGTCGGCGACGCCGACGAGCTCACCGAGCATCCGGGGGCCCTCCTCGAGGTCGACGAGCGCGATCAGGATCGGCAGCTCCTTGCCGGGCACGGGCGGGTAGCGGTGCACGACGTAGGAGAAGACGGTGCCGCGACCCGAGACCACGCGGTGCCCCCGGTCCAGGGCCAGGCACTCGGGGCACGAGGGACCCGGCGGGAAGCGCAGCGCGCCGCAGGCGTTGCAGGTCTGCACCCGGAGCTCGCCGGCGCGGGTGCCCTCCCAGAAGAACTGCGTGTCGCGGTTCACCTGGGGCCGCAGCACGGCGCTCACGAGGCGCTCCGCGGGACGAACTTGAGCACCCGGAAGAGCATGGAGGCCACCGGCTCGGCTTCTCCGCTGTCGTGGTCGACGTACCAGGTCGAGCGGGACGTCACGAAGTAGCCGACGCCCATGCCGGTGCGCTTGGGCCCCACCACGGAGTCGAGCGCGGTGGTGACCC
This Nocardioides dokdonensis FR1436 DNA region includes the following protein-coding sequences:
- a CDS encoding MaoC family dehydratase — translated: MSTESTPVALTPGAVLPEWSLPLTPTLIVSTAIATRDFQDVHHDRDIAQAAGSKDIFMNILTSTALVERYVTDHAGAGVDVRGISIRLGAPAYPYDTLRFTGEVVAVEDGVAELEVTGAVSLGDHVIGTVKVALPDAIPEDHA
- a CDS encoding lipid-transfer protein, which produces MSRSLAGKAAIAGIGATEFSKASGRSELQLAVEAVRSAVEDAGLTMADVDGLTTFTMDANSEIAVARELGIGELRFFSRINYGGGAACATVQQAAMAVATGVADVVVCYRAFNERSGDRFGQVSVAANAQVNTNGLDNAWSYPMGLGTPAATVAMQARRYMHEYGATSEDFGRVAVADRRHAATNPNAFFHGRPITLEDHQASRMIVDPLHLLDCCQESDGAQAIVVVSAERARDLPQKPAYVTAAAQGSGRDQFVMTSYYRDDIGIPEMGVVGRELWRQSGLRPDDMPMAILYDHFTPYVLMQLEELGFCGRGEAPAFIADGAIEIGGRLPLNTHGGQLGEAYIHGMNGIAEGVRQVRGTSVNQVEAASSSHVLVTAGTGVPTSGLILSA
- a CDS encoding Zn-ribbon domain-containing OB-fold protein, with protein sequence MSAVLRPQVNRDTQFFWEGTRAGELRVQTCNACGALRFPPGPSCPECLALDRGHRVVSGRGTVFSYVVHRYPPVPGKELPILIALVDLEEGPRMLGELVGVADDEVEIGMAVQVDFHRVDDDLTLPIWRRA